Part of the Polyangium spumosum genome is shown below.
GCGCCGTCTTCGGGGGGGTTCGGGCGTGTAACGCGGGGGGGGCGTGAATGCCGCAGTATCGTCTCGCTGATCTCGGTCTGTTGCCGAACGTCCTCAGCGCGCTGCGCCTACCGCTCGCGGCGATGTTCCCCTTCGTCGTCGAGGACGTACGCGCGGCGCTCGCCGTGCTCTTCGCGGCCGCGCTGACGGACGTGCTCGACGGCTGGCTGGCGCGGCGCCGCGGGCAACTCACGGGCGTGGGGGCGGTCGTGGATCCGATCGCGGACAAGGTCTTCGCGGTGACCGTGGTGGTCACGTTGCTGTACGAGCGGCGCATGCCCGTGTGGGCGCCGTTCGCCTTGCTATCGCGTGAGATCCTGGAGGCGCCGCTGCTCGCGTGGGTGCTCGTGAGCCGCCGCTTTCGAGGGGCGCGGCGGGCGGGGGCGCGCGCCAACGTGCCGGGCAAGCTCGCGACCTGCGTGCAGTTCGTCGCGGTCGTCACGGCGATCGCGGCGCCCGATCTCGTGGAAGGCGCGCTCATCGCCGCGGCCTGCGCGGGGACCCTCGCGGGCGTGTCCTACTGGGCGCGCGAGATCGAGCGGGCGCGGCAGCTCTCGGGCCGGGCCTCGCGGGGCTCCTGAACCACGAGCCCCTTCGCGCGTGAAGCGAGCCCATGTATCGTGCTCGGCGCGATCCCAAGGCCAGGACGAACGATGCGACCCAAAGTGATCCTCGCGCTCGCCAGCGTGATTCTCGGGCTCCTGCCGGCTTGTTACGCGGGCGCGCAAGCGCGGTCGTACGAGTCGCCGATGGCCTCCACCTACTCGACCGATGGCATCCAGGCGGACGAGGAGCTCACGATCGCCTCCGCGGGCGAGTCCACGGCCGATCTCACGGCCAGCGCGGGAGACGAGGGCGCCTCGTTCGCGAGCACGCCGCAGGGCCTCACGCTGGGCTTGCGGCGCGAAGCCACGCCAAACGACGCCCCGCCGCCCGCGCCTCCGCCGCCGCCTGCGCAGGTGCCTTCGCCGGGCGGAAACGGAAAGAAGAGCGACGCCCCCCCGAAAGAGGCGCCCGTGGGCGGAGAGGCGAGGCCACTCGCGGAGCCGACCGGCAAGCCGCTCGAGGGCGACGGCACCGTGGCCGTCATGCGCGCGCCGATGCTCGTGTACACGGCGCGCGTGAACATGGCCGTCTTCGAGGTGAAGAGCTCGCTCGCCGAGGTCGAGTCGCTCGCGCGTAACCTCGGCGGCTTCCTCGCGCGCAGGAACGATCAGTCCATCACCATCCGCGTGCCGGCCGCCCGCTTCGACGAGGCCATCCGCCGCATCGAGAAGCTCGGCGACATGCTCTCGCGCGACGTGCAGGTCGAGGACGTGACCGAGGAGTACCTCGACACCGAGATCCGCCTGAAGAACGCGCGCGCCGTCCGCGAGCGGCTCGAGCAGCTCCTCGCGAAGGCGACGAAGGTCGAGGAGTCGATCCAGATCGAGAAGGAGCTCGAGCGCGTGGCCGAGACCATCGAGAGGCTCGAGGGGCGCATGAAGTTCCTCCGCGATCGCGCGGCGTTCTCGACCATCACCGTGACCTTCCAGCCCCAGCGCGCGGCCGAGCTCGGCAAGCGCCGCTTCAACCTGCCCGTGCCCTGGATCTACCAGCTCGGCCTCGGCCGGTTGCTCAGCCTGTGACGGAGTGTTCCGTGCGATTCCGACCTGCAGCCATCGCTCTGTTCGCCCTGCTCTTCGCCTCGGGTTGTCGCCCCTTCGAGCCGGCCACGCCGCCCGGCTTCGTCGAGCTCGAGGACCGTTACGGCCGCTCCGAGTACCGCGCGACGACGGCCGACGGCGTGGTGCTCGGCGTGCGCGCGTTCGACAACGAGCCCAAGGGCGAGCGCGCTTTCTGGGTGCGCGCCATCGAGAACCGGCTGCGCGACATGGGCGGCTACGCGCTCCTCGAGAAGCGCGAGGTCAAGGACCGCGCCGGGCTCACGGGGACGCAGCTCCGCTTCGGTCACGACGAGGGAGGCGAACCCTACCTCTACTACCTCACGATCTTCGTGACCGACGATCGCGTTTTTGTCCTCGAAGCGGGCGGGGCGCGGCCGCAGATGCAGCGGCTCGCCGAGCAGATCGACTGGTCGGTGAAGAATTTCCTTCATCACTAGAGGGCTCCCGCGTTGCTTGCGCTCGGCCCCTTTGCTACCCCGCGTCTGGTGCGACACCTGCTCTCGTCCGCCGCGCTCCTCTTGCCCGCGCTCTTCGTGGCCCCGGCGCTCGCGCACGGCGGCGCCTCGTCCTCGTCGGGCCCGCCGATCGAGATCCCGCCGCCGCCCCCGGGGGACGGCGCGACCGCGGTCGGCATCCTGAAGGACGTCGAAGCGAAGGCGCTGGATCCCCGCTCGAAGAAGGCGGTCGCGGACGCGATCTCCCGCGCGCGGAAAGCGCTCGAGCGGGCGCACGGGATGCGCGCGTCGGGGGACGTCGCGCACGCGCGGATGCTCGACGGCGTCGCGCTCGAGTGGGCTGAAAACGCGCGCGATCTGCTACGCGCGGCGGAGGCGGAGCGACGAGCCGCGGCCGTGGCCGAGAAGGCGAAGGAGGCCTCCACGCAGGCCGAGCGGGCGCGCGCGCTCCTCGAAGAGACGCAGGCGCGCAGGGGCCGCGCCGAGGCCGAGCTCGAGCGCGCGATCGCCGAGGAGAAAGAGGCCCGCGAGGCCGCCGCGAAGGCCGAGGACGCGCGCGTCGCCGCGGGCAAGTCCAAGGACAAACCGACCCAGGCCCCGAAGAAGGGCCCGGCCGCGGACCCGAAGAAGGGCCCGGCCGCGGACCCGAAGAAGGGGAAGGGCAAGTGATGAAGCGGATGCTCCTCGTGGCGCTCGTCGCGCTCGCCTCGGCATGCGCGCCCGTGCCGCGACCGCCGGTCCTCTCCGAGGTCGATGCGGTGCAGCAGGGCGCCGCGGCGAAGGAGGCGCGGGATCTCGCGCCGCTCGCCTTCGCGCGCGCCGAAAAGTTCCGCAAGGACGCGAACGCCGCGTACGAGGCCGGCGACCTCGCAGGCTCGCAGCTCCTCGCCGAGCGGGCCCTTGCCGCGTACGCCCATGCCCTCACGCTCGCCCGCGTGGCGCGCGCGGAGACCGACGCGAAGAGCGTCGAGGCCGAGCTCGAAGCGAGAAAGGCCGAGCTCGCGTCGCTCGACGGCGAGCAGACGCGCGCAGCGGCCGAGGTCGCGGCGCTCGAAGCGCGCATCAAGGTCGCTCGCGACGCGCAGCCCGTCGCGCCTTCCAGCCCCGCGGACGCGGCGCGCGAAAAAGCGCGTATCGCCGCGGCGCGATCGCTCGCGCTCGAAGCGCGCATGCTCTGCACGGCGGCGCGCCTCCTCTTGCCCGAGGTCCCCGCTGCGAAGGCCGACGCGCCTCGGCCCATCGGCGCGCCCACCCGCGAGGCGCTCGTCGCCGAGCTCGACGAGGCGCAGCTCATCGTCGGCAAGCTCGACGAGTCGCTCGCCGGCAGCGGCCCTGCGCCGATCGATCTCGCGACGCGCGCCCGCGCGAGTTGCCTCTCCGCGCTCACGGGCATGCGCCGCGCCATGACCCCGGTCACGCGCGCGCCTGGCGCGGGGGACGCGCTGCTCGGCGAGATCTCGGCCACGCGGCTGTTCTCTCCGTCGCGGGACGATCGCGGCATCGTGGTCACGCTGCGCAACGTCTTCGCCGGCGAGAAGCTCACGCCGGCCGCGACCGAGCAGATCACGCGGCTCGGCAAGCTCGCCGCGGAGAACCCGCGTTTCCCGCTCGCGGTCATCGTGCATCAGGAGAAGGAGCCCTCGGCGAAGGAGCAGGCGGCCGTGAAGGCGCGCGCCGAGGCCGTCGCGGCGGCGCTCCGGGCGGCGAACGCGCCGAAGGTGGACGTCGTCCTCGCCGGCGCGGCCTCGCCCGTGGTGGATCCTGCGGGCAGCGATCGGGCGCGGAATGCGCGCGTCGAGATCGTCTTCGTCACCCCCGAGACATTCTAGTAGCATGCACCCGCGCGCTTCTCGTGCGCGCCCGAGGTCCCGATGCGTTCGAGCTCGCTCGCTTCCCTGATCGTCCCTGCCGCCCTCGTCGCGACGCTCCCTGCGTGCGAGGACAACAGCAAGCAGCAGGAGCAGGACGCGGCTTACGTGCTCGACAAGCTCGTGCCGCTCGCGAACGAGGACGCCGCGCAGGTGCGCCGCGGCCTGCCCGAGGGCGCGAAGAAGCTCGGCGAGATCGTCGACGCCGATCCCGGGGCGAACCTCGTCGCGCTGCAGAAGGCCGTCCGCGGGGCGCGCGCCTCGGTGAAGGATCTCGACATCGCGAAGACCACGTTCTTCACCTTCGTCGACACCACGGGCATCGCGCTGCGCAGCGAGGCCGATCCCGACATGCTCGCGCAGAAGTCGGTCCTCTCGTCGTTCCCCGTGCTGAAGAAGGCCCTCGAGCCGAGCGCGGGTGTCGTCGAGGCGTGGGGCGAGATGCAGGAGATGCGCGGCGTGCGCACGGGCCCCGACACGCAGTGGGTCGCCGCGCACCCCGTGAAGGACAAGGAGGGCCAGGTGAAGGGCATGTTCGTCACCGGCTGGTCCTTCCGGCGCTTCGCGTACCACCTCGAGGAGATGGCGAAGCGCGAGCTCATCGACCGCGCCGAGCGCGAGAAGCAGAAGAAGGTCCCCCTCATCTACGTCTTCCTCGTCCGCGAGGGCAAAGCCTACGGCGCGCCCGTCACGCCCGACGTCAACGCGCAGGCCGTCGAGGGGCTCGATCTCGCGAACAAGACGCAGAGCGGCCCCTTCCGTGGATCCATCGAGATCACGAAGCGCAGCTACGGCGTCGCGGCGCAGCGGATGCCCGACCTCGGCGAGGGCACGATCCTCTCCGTGATCACCTCCTCGTTCTGAGCCCGGGACCCTCGTGGCGAGCGAGCCTCCGCCGGCACCTTCGGCCCCCGATCCCGCGGCGAAAGCGCCCTCGAAGGCGCGCTCGCGTCGTCGTCGCACGATCGCCCTCGTGCTCCTCTCCATCGTGCTGCTCCTCGCGCTCGATCAGGTCGGCGTGCGTGAGCTCTCAGGCCGCGATTTTCCTTCGTCCGATCCGCTCGCCCTGGCCCTGCGCGCGCGCGTCGAGCAGCTCGCCGCGCCTGCATGGGGCGGCCGCGTCCCTGGCAGCGAGGGCAACGCCGCGGCCGCGCGTTCCCTCGCCGACGCGCTCGCCGCGGCGAACGTGAAACCTTTCCCATCGCTCGGCGGCTACCTCGCGCCGCTCTCCGAGCCGACCTCGCCGCTCGGGCACAACGTGCTCGGATGGATCCCCCCCGAAGGTGAATCGCGCGGCACCATCGTCCTCGGCGCGCACTTCGATCACCTCGGCATGACCGACGAGGGCCTCCTCCTCGGCGCCGACGACAACGCCGCCGCCGTCGCCGTCCTCCTCGGCGCGCTCCCCTCGATCCTCGCGCAGCACCCGCGCCCTTACGGCGTCGCCGTCGCCTTCTTCAACACCGAAGAATCCCCCTACTTCGGCACGCCGCGGCAGGGCTCGCAGCGCTTCGTCGCCGCGCTCCCCCGCGAGATCGGCGGGCTCTCCGCCGTCCGCCTCGCCGTCGTGCTCGACCTCATCGGCGGCGTGGTTTGGCGCCCCACGGCGGACACCATCTTCGCGTGTGGCGCCGAGAAGGCCCGTGGCCTGCCCGCGATCGTCGACGGCGTCCGCGAGCCTGGCCTCGACGTTCGCCGCCTCGGCATCCACGCGGTCGAGAACATCCCTGGTTACGTGCCGCAGCCCTTCTCCGACTACGACGTCTTCCGCGATCACGGCGTGCCGTTCCTCTTCCTCTCGAGCGGCCGTACGCCTCGCTACCACCGCGCCTCGGATCTCCCGGAGACGCTCCATTACGATCGTATGGCGCGCACCTCGCGCTGGATCGCCGGCCTCGTCGCAGCGCTCTCCGCGGCGCCGCCTGCGCTCTCCTTCGATCCTCGTGGCGAGGACTTCGCGGCCGAGCGCGACACGCTCCGCTATGCGTTCGGCGCGGCCGCCAAGCCCTGGACCTCCATCCCGGGCACGAGCCCGATCACCTGGGCGCGTATCCTCGGCGATCGCTCGCGCCTCGAGGCCATGGCCGAACCGGGCCATACGTGGACCCCCGAGGACGCCCGGGCGATCGAGCGCGCGAGCTTCCGCCTGCAATGCCTTCTCTACCGCTTCCCGGTCTGCTTCACGCTCTGAGGGCTTCGTGGTACGTTCGGCCCCGGAGATAAGTCGAGACGATGCCCGCGAACATCGATCAGATGCTCAAGGTTTGCCGTGAGGTGATCGCGCCGCTCGTGCGCGCGGATCAAGGCGAGCTCTACCTCGTGGCGGTGGAGCCCGATCAGATCACGCTCCACCTCGCCGGGATGTGCGCGGGTTGTCCCGGCGCGAACCTCACGACGAAGGGCGTCATCGAGCCGGCCGTGCACGCGGTCGCCCCCACGGCGCGTGTCGTCGTGACGAGCGGCATCCGCATCCCCGAAGGCGCGTCGCTCGTCACCTGAAGGGCAGGGGATGGAAGACGAAGGGCCCCGGTTGTTCGGGGCCCTCTCGTTGGATCACGTCTTCCCGTTGATCACTTCTTCTTCTTGGGATCGGCGGGAGGCGGCTCGGGCGCCTTGTCGTCGCCGCGGATCGCGGCGGCCACCGCAGGATCGATCTCCTCCTCCTGCTTCGGCTTGTTCGGGCGCAGCGAGTCGAGCTTCGCGAGCGTCGCGTTGTCCTCGTACGCGATCGCGATCGCCGCTTCGCCGCGCTCGATCAGGCGCACGTGCGTGGCCTGGTCCTTCCAGTCGACGACGGTCGAGTACATCCCGAGGTCCGGGTTCGGCGGGATGATCCGGCCCGGCGTGCCGTAGGCCGTGGAGAGCTTGACCGCGGCCTCCTGGAAGTTCGCGCCGAAGGGCCCACCCTTCTGCAGCTTGATCTCGTCGATGATCTTCCAGAGTTTGTCCTGGATGAAGAAGAAGTACCGCGTCTTGCCGTCACGCGTCTGCGACAGCATCCACTCGTTGTTGAGGTAGCTGTACTCGCCGCGGAGCGGCGTGGAGTCGACGGCCACGGGCAGCTTGCCGAACGCGATCTTGCTGCGGCGGAAGGTGTTTTTCTCTTCGAGGAGCTGCGCGTCGAGCGCCCGCATCCTCACGCCGGGCGAGACCTTCTGGTAGAGCGGCTTGTAGGCCTCGTCGAGCTGCTTGTCGATCGCCTCGCCGACCTGCTTCGTCGTCATGCCCCACTTGAGCGAAGCGGGCTCGATCGCGATGGGCTTCTTGACGACCGCCGGGCCCATCATGGCGGGGGCCGCCGCCTTCTTTTTTGCCTGCGCCTCGACGACCATCGGGGTCGCCGTCGCTGCGAGGCCGAACGTCGTCGCCAGGAGGGCTGCCCAAAGCTTGTTCACCTTCATCTCCAAATCCTCCGCCCCGCCGGCCCGCGGCCGGCAACCGGGATCTACCAGATTCTGCGGGACAAGGGGCCCGCCGAGGTCTTCGGGGGCGTTGGACGAAGCCCGAGCCCGATCGATGGAAAACGATCCGCGCGAGGCAGCAGGCTGCCAGCACTGACAGGACCGGGGGGACGTGCTAG
Proteins encoded:
- a CDS encoding M28 family peptidase encodes the protein MASEPPPAPSAPDPAAKAPSKARSRRRRTIALVLLSIVLLLALDQVGVRELSGRDFPSSDPLALALRARVEQLAAPAWGGRVPGSEGNAAAARSLADALAAANVKPFPSLGGYLAPLSEPTSPLGHNVLGWIPPEGESRGTIVLGAHFDHLGMTDEGLLLGADDNAAAVAVLLGALPSILAQHPRPYGVAVAFFNTEESPYFGTPRQGSQRFVAALPREIGGLSAVRLAVVLDLIGGVVWRPTADTIFACGAEKARGLPAIVDGVREPGLDVRRLGIHAVENIPGYVPQPFSDYDVFRDHGVPFLFLSSGRTPRYHRASDLPETLHYDRMARTSRWIAGLVAALSAAPPALSFDPRGEDFAAERDTLRYAFGAAAKPWTSIPGTSPITWARILGDRSRLEAMAEPGHTWTPEDARAIERASFRLQCLLYRFPVCFTL
- a CDS encoding CDP-alcohol phosphatidyltransferase family protein, with protein sequence MPQYRLADLGLLPNVLSALRLPLAAMFPFVVEDVRAALAVLFAAALTDVLDGWLARRRGQLTGVGAVVDPIADKVFAVTVVVTLLYERRMPVWAPFALLSREILEAPLLAWVLVSRRFRGARRAGARANVPGKLATCVQFVAVVTAIAAPDLVEGALIAAACAGTLAGVSYWAREIERARQLSGRASRGS
- a CDS encoding NifU family protein yields the protein MPANIDQMLKVCREVIAPLVRADQGELYLVAVEPDQITLHLAGMCAGCPGANLTTKGVIEPAVHAVAPTARVVVTSGIRIPEGASLVT
- a CDS encoding serine/threonine protein kinase, whose amino-acid sequence is MRFRPAAIALFALLFASGCRPFEPATPPGFVELEDRYGRSEYRATTADGVVLGVRAFDNEPKGERAFWVRAIENRLRDMGGYALLEKREVKDRAGLTGTQLRFGHDEGGEPYLYYLTIFVTDDRVFVLEAGGARPQMQRLAEQIDWSVKNFLHH
- a CDS encoding DUF4349 domain-containing protein codes for the protein MRPKVILALASVILGLLPACYAGAQARSYESPMASTYSTDGIQADEELTIASAGESTADLTASAGDEGASFASTPQGLTLGLRREATPNDAPPPAPPPPPAQVPSPGGNGKKSDAPPKEAPVGGEARPLAEPTGKPLEGDGTVAVMRAPMLVYTARVNMAVFEVKSSLAEVESLARNLGGFLARRNDQSITIRVPAARFDEAIRRIEKLGDMLSRDVQVEDVTEEYLDTEIRLKNARAVRERLEQLLAKATKVEESIQIEKELERVAETIERLEGRMKFLRDRAAFSTITVTFQPQRAAELGKRRFNLPVPWIYQLGLGRLLSL